A region from the Palaemon carinicauda isolate YSFRI2023 chromosome 16, ASM3689809v2, whole genome shotgun sequence genome encodes:
- the LOC137654990 gene encoding keratin, type I cytoskeletal 9-like codes for MKLLLIALSGIFVALCHAGGGGKGGGFHGGGGHGGYGGGHGGSSKGFSKGGSHGQVAVYGGSYGGGHGGFGGGKGGGKGGGKGGSYGGISHGGFGGKGGFGGGYRRVSYGGFGGKGGGKGGGKGGSKGGFGGSRGKGGSKGGFGGGYYRPMTYRVQGGKGGFKGGSFGGKGGKGGSRGVAYRMVSYGFGGGKGGGKGGFKGGSSGGYGGGRGGKGGFKGGSFGGGKGGFKGGSFGHGGHSSGGYGGQSSGGYGGHSSGGFGGHSSGGFGGHSSGGYGGQSSGGYGGHSSGGFGGHSPSYGVSSYGK; via the coding sequence AAATTACTTCTCATCGCCCTCAGTGGCATTTTCGTAGCCCTGTGCCACGCCGGTGGCGGAGGTAAAGGAGGAGGTTTTCACGGCGGGGGAGGCCACGGAGGTTACGGAGGAGGCCATGGCGGCTCATCGAAAGGCTTCTCCAAAGGCGGATCCCACGGCCAGGTAGCCGTCTATGGTGGTTCCTACGGAGGGGGCCATGGTGGTTTCGGAGGTGGGAAAGGAGGTGGGAAAGGAGGTGGGAAAGGTGGATCCTACGGGGGTATCTCACACGGAGGCTTTGGCGGGAAAGGTGGATTTGGAGGTGGATACAGGCGTGTTTCCTACGGAGGATTCGGCGGGAAAGGGGGTGGAAAGGGCGGTGGAAAGGGGGGATCAAAAGGTGGCTTTGGAGGCAGcagaggaaagggagggtcgaaaGGAGGTTTTGGAGGGGGCTATTATAGGCCTATGACCTACAGAGTCCAGGGTGGCAAAGGAGGTTTTAAGGGAGGATCTTTTGGAGGCAAAGGGGGTAAGGGTGGCTCTCGTGGCGTGGCCTATCGGATGGTCTCCTACGGATTCGGAGGAGGCAAGGGAGGAGGAAAGGGTGGATTTAAAGGAGGATCCTCCGGCGGTTATGGAGGAGGTCGTGGTGGAAAGGGAGGTTTCAAGGGAGGATCATTTGGAGGTGGAAAAGGTGGATTTAAAGGAGGTTCCTTCGGTCATGGTGGACATTCCAGCGGTGGATATGGAGGTCAATCCAGCGGTGGATATGGAGGACATTCCAGCGGTGGATTTGGAGGACATTCCAGCGGTGGATTTGGAGGACATTCCAGCGGTGGATATGGAGGTCAATCCAGCGGTGGATATGGAGGACATTCCAGCGGTGGATTTGGAGGACATTCGCCCTCGTATGGAGTCAGTTCATATGgaaaatag